A genomic segment from Candidatus Viadribacter manganicus encodes:
- a CDS encoding ABC transporter permease: MNAHGIQAIYRFEMARWFRTLGQSLFSPVLSTSLYFIVFGSAIGSRMVEIGGVSYGEFIVPGLIMLSILTESVSNASFGIYMPRWAGTIYELLSAPVSAFEAVCGYVGAAATKSVIIGLVILATARIFVPYEVQNWPAMLLFLVLTAVSFCLFGFILGVLADGFEKLQIVPMLILTPLTFLGGTFYSIDMLPEPWRTVTLFNPVVYLISGFRWAFFGEQAADVNIGLSLGAISVFLVVCLSAVWWIFKTGYRMKN, from the coding sequence ATGAACGCGCACGGCATCCAAGCCATCTATCGTTTCGAAATGGCGCGCTGGTTTCGCACGCTCGGGCAGAGCCTGTTCTCGCCGGTGCTTTCGACCTCGCTCTATTTCATCGTCTTCGGCTCCGCGATCGGCTCGCGCATGGTCGAGATCGGCGGCGTCAGCTATGGCGAGTTCATCGTTCCCGGCCTGATCATGCTCTCGATCCTGACCGAGAGCGTCTCCAACGCATCGTTCGGCATTTACATGCCGCGTTGGGCGGGGACGATTTACGAGCTCTTGTCAGCGCCGGTTTCCGCGTTCGAGGCCGTGTGCGGCTATGTCGGCGCGGCGGCGACGAAGTCCGTCATTATCGGTCTCGTCATTCTCGCCACCGCGCGCATCTTCGTGCCCTACGAAGTGCAGAACTGGCCGGCGATGCTGCTCTTCCTGGTGCTGACGGCGGTGTCGTTCTGCTTGTTTGGCTTCATTCTCGGCGTCCTCGCAGATGGCTTTGAGAAGCTGCAGATCGTCCCGATGCTGATCTTGACGCCGCTCACATTCCTCGGCGGCACATTCTATTCGATCGACATGCTGCCTGAGCCCTGGCGCACGGTGACGCTGTTCAATCCGGTTGTTTATCTCATCAGCGGCTTCCGCTGGGCCTTCTTCGGTGAGCAGGCGGCGGATGTGAATATCGGCCTCAGCCTCGGCGCCATCTCGGTCTTCCTTGTGGTCTGCCTTTCCGCCGTGTGGTGGATTTTCAAGACCGGCTACCGAATGAAGAACTGA
- a CDS encoding ABC transporter ATP-binding protein has translation MQPIISIKDVSKTYKSGVQALKPLSLDIMKGEIFALLGPNGAGKTTLINMTCGIVNLSTGTIVADGNDIIRDYKEARRKIGLVPQELHTDAFERVIDTVTFSRGLFGFEPNPTYIEKVLRDLSLWEKRNAKIMELSGGMKRRVMIAKALSHEPKILFLDEPSAGVDVELRRDMWEMVRGLRKSGVTIILTTHYIEEAEEMADRVGVISKGELILVEEKATLMRKLGKKQLLLDLAGPIERVPEGLNGYNVELANEGRQLIYSFDGQAEDTGIPNFLKRIGELGIDFKDLHTEQSSLEDIFVSLVHSK, from the coding sequence GTGCAGCCGATTATTTCGATCAAAGACGTCAGTAAGACGTATAAGTCCGGCGTCCAGGCGCTGAAGCCATTGTCGCTCGATATCATGAAGGGCGAAATTTTCGCGCTTCTCGGTCCGAACGGCGCCGGCAAGACCACGCTCATTAACATGACGTGCGGGATCGTGAACCTCTCGACAGGCACGATCGTCGCCGACGGCAACGACATCATTCGCGACTACAAAGAGGCGCGCAGAAAGATCGGCCTCGTGCCGCAGGAACTCCACACCGATGCATTCGAGCGCGTCATCGATACGGTGACGTTCAGCCGGGGGCTCTTTGGCTTCGAGCCAAACCCGACCTACATCGAAAAAGTGCTGCGCGATCTTTCGCTCTGGGAAAAGCGCAACGCAAAGATAATGGAACTCTCCGGCGGTATGAAGCGCCGCGTCATGATCGCCAAGGCGCTGAGCCACGAGCCGAAAATCCTGTTCCTCGATGAGCCCAGCGCCGGTGTCGATGTCGAGCTGCGCCGCGACATGTGGGAGATGGTCCGTGGCCTGCGCAAAAGCGGCGTCACCATCATTCTTACCACCCACTACATCGAAGAAGCCGAAGAGATGGCCGATCGCGTCGGCGTCATCAGCAAGGGCGAACTCATCCTGGTGGAGGAGAAGGCGACGCTGATGCGCAAGCTCGGTAAGAAGCAGCTGCTGCTGGATTTGGCCGGCCCGATCGAGCGCGTGCCCGAGGGATTGAACGGCTACAATGTCGAACTCGCCAATGAAGGCCGCCAGCTCATCTACAGCTTCGATGGCCAGGCCGAAGACACCGGCATCCCGAATTTCCTGAAGCGCATCGGCGAACTCGGCATCGACTTCAAAGACCTCCACACCGAGCAATCCTCGCTCGAAGACATCTTTGTTTCTCTGGTGCACTCCAAATGA
- a CDS encoding ligase-associated DNA damage response exonuclease has protein sequence MQPAQILHPRPEGLYCPKADLYVDPTRPVARALITHGHSDHARAGHGAVLATAETLAIMGARIGPDFAGSTQSLRYGERVEIGGVTFSLHPAGHVLGSAQALAECGGTRVVVSGDYKRQPDPTCAPFEVVPCDVFITEATFALPVFTHPSAEHEVRKLLASVAMFPERAHVVGAYALGKAQRVMAELVRCGWDKPVYAHGALLEVTKLYQAHGVELGDIRPVETAPKSFYADAIVLGTPSALQTPWVRRFPDPVTCFASGWMRIRARARQRGVELPLVISDHADWCDLQRTIVDTGAGEIWITHGEADALAHWCEGEGLKAKALHLVGYGDEENEGAAA, from the coding sequence ATGCAGCCGGCACAAATCCTACACCCCCGCCCCGAGGGTCTCTATTGCCCGAAGGCGGACCTCTACGTGGACCCGACGCGTCCGGTTGCACGCGCACTGATTACGCACGGCCACTCCGATCATGCGCGCGCGGGTCATGGCGCGGTGCTCGCAACGGCGGAAACGCTGGCGATCATGGGCGCGCGGATCGGGCCGGACTTTGCGGGCTCGACGCAGAGCTTGCGGTACGGCGAGCGTGTCGAGATTGGCGGCGTGACGTTTTCGCTGCACCCGGCCGGGCACGTGCTGGGCTCAGCGCAGGCGTTGGCCGAATGCGGCGGTACGCGCGTCGTGGTGAGCGGCGATTACAAGCGCCAACCTGACCCGACCTGCGCGCCGTTTGAGGTTGTGCCGTGCGATGTCTTCATCACCGAAGCGACGTTCGCACTGCCGGTGTTCACGCATCCAAGCGCCGAGCATGAAGTGCGCAAGCTGCTGGCGTCAGTGGCGATGTTTCCAGAGCGCGCGCATGTCGTCGGCGCCTATGCGCTCGGCAAGGCCCAGCGCGTGATGGCCGAACTGGTGCGCTGCGGTTGGGATAAGCCGGTGTACGCACATGGCGCCCTCCTGGAAGTGACGAAGCTCTATCAGGCGCATGGCGTGGAGCTTGGCGACATCCGGCCGGTTGAGACGGCGCCGAAGAGTTTCTATGCAGACGCAATCGTGCTGGGAACGCCGAGCGCGCTGCAGACGCCCTGGGTGCGGCGCTTTCCCGATCCGGTGACATGCTTTGCGTCAGGCTGGATGCGGATACGCGCGAGAGCGCGCCAACGCGGCGTCGAGCTTCCACTGGTGATCTCCGATCACGCCGATTGGTGCGATCTCCAGCGCACGATTGTGGACACCGGCGCGGGCGAGATCTGGATCACGCACGGTGAAGCAGACGCATTGGCGCACTGGTGCGAAGGTGAAGGCCTGAAAGCGAAGGCGCTGCATCTGGTCGGCTACGGCGATGAGGAAAATGAGGGCGCTGCGGCTTGA
- a CDS encoding MarR family winged helix-turn-helix transcriptional regulator produces the protein MAKPRFLHLLARAARAAQGLADDGLGDLNLTSAQAGALFTIPADGGSSVNAISEALGLAQSAASVLVQRLEQAALIERQIDPNDRRAVLLTLTARGCSLRAKAVERAQRMNSAATRGFSADEQAIVARWLQHMIDLKEERA, from the coding sequence ATGGCGAAGCCCCGGTTCCTGCATTTGCTCGCGCGCGCCGCCCGCGCGGCGCAGGGCCTGGCCGATGACGGGCTTGGCGATCTCAATCTCACCTCGGCGCAAGCTGGCGCGTTGTTCACGATCCCCGCCGATGGCGGCTCAAGCGTCAACGCCATCAGCGAAGCTCTAGGTCTGGCCCAAAGCGCGGCCTCGGTTCTTGTGCAGCGTCTGGAGCAGGCGGCGCTCATCGAGCGCCAGATTGATCCCAACGATCGCCGCGCCGTCCTTTTAACTCTGACAGCGCGTGGCTGCTCTCTACGCGCCAAGGCGGTTGAGCGCGCCCAGCGCATGAACAGCGCCGCCACACGCGGCTTCAGCGCCGACGAGCAGGCGATTGTCGCCCGTTGGCTTCAGCATATGATTGATCTCAAGGAGGAACGCGCGTGA
- a CDS encoding enoyl-CoA hydratase-related protein, with product MSEDHIKISRDGAVLEIRFNRPEKKNAITNAMYGAMADAIIEAESNDDIRVVLFTSVGDFFSAGNDIKDFAAQSAGAFDGPRHVGRFLEEMIKAEKPVVAAVQGHAVGVGTTMLFQCDLVYVAEDARLTVPFIDLGVVPENASSMTMVDRLGHTRAFALFGLGEPLLGKDAAAWGLANAALPSGEVQPRARAAAQALASKPAQSMRHTKKLMRDREALMARMREEGEIFAERLRSPEAAAAFSKFLQR from the coding sequence GTGAGCGAAGACCACATCAAAATCAGCCGCGACGGCGCTGTTCTCGAAATCCGTTTCAACAGGCCCGAGAAAAAGAACGCCATCACCAACGCCATGTACGGCGCCATGGCCGACGCCATCATCGAAGCGGAAAGCAATGACGATATCCGCGTCGTTCTTTTCACTTCGGTGGGCGACTTCTTCTCAGCCGGCAACGACATCAAAGACTTCGCCGCGCAATCGGCAGGCGCCTTCGATGGCCCGCGCCATGTCGGTCGCTTCCTCGAAGAGATGATCAAGGCCGAAAAGCCGGTGGTCGCCGCCGTGCAGGGACATGCCGTTGGTGTCGGCACCACCATGCTCTTCCAGTGCGATCTGGTTTACGTCGCTGAAGATGCACGCCTGACTGTGCCGTTCATTGATCTAGGCGTCGTGCCCGAGAACGCATCGAGCATGACTATGGTCGATCGTCTCGGTCACACGCGCGCGTTTGCGCTTTTCGGTTTGGGTGAGCCGCTGCTTGGAAAGGACGCCGCCGCCTGGGGCCTCGCGAACGCGGCGTTGCCGTCAGGCGAAGTGCAGCCGCGCGCCCGCGCCGCAGCGCAAGCGCTTGCGTCAAAGCCGGCGCAATCCATGCGCCATACCAAGAAGCTTATGCGCGACCGCGAGGCGTTGATGGCGCGCATGCGCGAAGAGGGCGAAATCTTCGCCGAGCGCCTCCGCTCTCCCGAAGCCGCCGCCGCGTTTTCGAAGTTCTTGCAACGCTAA